One window of Borreliella garinii genomic DNA carries:
- a CDS encoding DUF3890 domain-containing protein: MNKGKINTNQAYQEKLKTLDGENLEPALKAVYEQILELLMLDFKDLSTKEFSLYLNLLENILILKRIRIKSLNDSTMFVLIYYFVGCELKKRNRLKGFNFNYIKSEKFKEISLEYFPATLGSSSGCGGDFCKYLDSLIEELKIKDSLIGVAK; the protein is encoded by the coding sequence ATGAATAAAGGCAAAATAAACACTAATCAGGCTTACCAAGAAAAGCTGAAAACTTTAGATGGTGAAAATCTAGAACCAGCTTTAAAGGCAGTATATGAGCAAATACTTGAACTTTTAATGCTTGACTTTAAAGATCTGAGCACTAAAGAATTTTCTTTATATTTAAATTTACTTGAAAATATTTTAATTCTTAAGAGAATAAGAATTAAAAGTTTAAATGATTCTACAATGTTTGTTCTAATTTATTATTTTGTTGGTTGTGAGTTAAAAAAGCGAAATAGATTAAAAGGTTTTAATTTTAATTACATCAAGTCTGAAAAATTTAAAGAGATATCATTAGAATATTTTCCTGCAACTCTTGGCAGTAGTAGCGGTTGTGGGGGTGATTTTTGTAAATATTTAGACAGTTTAATAGAAGAGTTAAAAATAAAAGATTCTTTAATAGGGGTAGCTAAATGA
- a CDS encoding DUF228 domain-containing protein: MSNSIDFKKEIEKLKASKVELESQLESLKKNQAQKIVLDKLQSVNANSYPVFESNCKFQDEGFYFAQKGVLKSSSADKFENYQAQDFCYKCGVKLIVNGSQLQIAKGGGSDLYGVCVDFDDFSRTGTVVPMSCSFECVLIAKGKTIKAEDKLIINSEGFLEKASKDAVVVHALALGSAEEFKDRRDVYGVKVLFLVKQIKDAI, from the coding sequence ATGAGTAATTCAATTGATTTCAAAAAAGAAATAGAAAAACTAAAAGCATCAAAAGTAGAACTTGAGAGTCAGCTTGAAAGTTTAAAAAAAAATCAAGCTCAAAAAATTGTTTTAGACAAATTACAAAGTGTTAATGCTAACAGTTACCCTGTGTTTGAGAGTAATTGCAAATTTCAAGATGAGGGATTTTATTTTGCTCAAAAAGGTGTACTTAAAAGTTCTTCTGCTGATAAGTTTGAAAATTATCAAGCTCAAGATTTTTGCTACAAATGTGGGGTTAAGCTTATTGTTAATGGCTCACAGTTGCAAATAGCAAAAGGCGGCGGCAGTGATCTTTATGGGGTTTGCGTAGACTTTGATGATTTTTCAAGAACCGGCACGGTTGTTCCAATGAGTTGTAGTTTTGAATGTGTTTTGATTGCTAAAGGCAAAACAATTAAAGCAGAAGATAAATTAATAATAAACAGTGAAGGGTTTTTAGAAAAAGCTAGTAAAGATGCAGTAGTTGTTCATGCTTTAGCATTAGGATCTGCTGAAGAATTTAAAGACAGAAGAGATGTTTACGGTGTAAAAGTTCTTTTTTTGGTCAAGCAAATAAAAGATGCAATTTAA
- a CDS encoding peptide ABC transporter substrate-binding protein: MIRKKILLLTLLITAASSCTISKTKEDLVFGVGIGNEPTSLDPQFCSDQAGNLIINELFIGLLRGDPKTGGYRPGLAKNWEISQDNTSYTFHLRDDIYWSDGVKITADTIRGSYIMALEAEENLPHINLLTSKIKNAKEFHITKLNSDEVGIKVIDEKTLEITLEQPTAYFLDMITHPIFIPIPTHVVKKFGNKWTNPENMVTSGPFKLKRRILNEEISLEKNKKFYDAKNVDINELTFVTINDARRIYSMYEHNEIDAIFNNIPLNLINELILREDFYSSDINQIGFLSLNLNVKPLDNPKVREALSLAVDRETLAYRVLDNNFKATRKVSPNINNYNYGKKLKPYNPRKAEKLLAEAGYPDGKKFPTITIKYDKNELGKEVANFIQSQWKKVLNINVEVETETRGSHISNILKGQYEISVRSWQGDYLDPMTFFNIFETKNSHLSAYGYSNPEVDELLNKSEIEVDEKIRLELFKKIEEIIIENDHPIIPIYSVAGNYLFKNDKWTGWNTNASERFALSEIKPLEE, encoded by the coding sequence ATGATAAGAAAAAAAATATTACTTTTAACACTACTCATTACAGCTGCAAGCTCATGCACAATTTCTAAAACAAAAGAGGATCTTGTCTTTGGAGTTGGAATTGGAAACGAACCAACATCACTTGATCCACAGTTTTGCAGCGATCAAGCGGGTAACTTAATTATAAACGAGCTATTTATAGGGCTTTTAAGGGGGGATCCAAAAACAGGTGGTTATAGGCCAGGACTTGCAAAAAATTGGGAAATTTCTCAAGACAACACCTCCTATACATTCCACTTAAGAGACGACATTTATTGGAGTGACGGCGTTAAAATAACAGCAGACACTATTAGAGGCTCATACATAATGGCCTTAGAAGCTGAGGAGAATCTCCCACATATTAACCTTTTAACATCAAAAATAAAAAATGCAAAAGAATTTCACATAACAAAATTAAATTCAGATGAAGTTGGAATAAAGGTGATTGATGAAAAAACCCTGGAAATAACTCTTGAACAACCAACAGCATATTTCCTTGATATGATTACACATCCAATATTTATACCTATTCCTACTCACGTTGTTAAAAAGTTTGGAAATAAATGGACAAACCCAGAAAACATGGTTACAAGCGGGCCTTTCAAACTAAAAAGAAGAATATTAAACGAAGAAATTTCTCTTGAAAAAAATAAAAAATTTTATGATGCTAAAAATGTTGATATTAATGAGCTTACATTTGTTACTATAAACGATGCCCGAAGAATTTACAGCATGTATGAACACAACGAAATAGATGCTATTTTTAACAACATTCCGTTAAATCTTATTAATGAGCTTATTTTAAGAGAAGATTTTTATTCATCTGACATTAACCAAATTGGTTTTCTTTCATTAAACCTAAATGTTAAACCCCTTGACAACCCAAAAGTAAGAGAAGCATTATCTCTAGCGGTTGACAGAGAAACATTGGCCTACAGAGTGCTTGATAACAACTTTAAAGCAACAAGAAAGGTAAGCCCTAATATTAATAATTATAATTATGGAAAAAAATTAAAACCATATAACCCACGAAAGGCAGAAAAACTTTTAGCCGAAGCTGGATATCCTGATGGGAAAAAATTTCCAACTATTACAATAAAATATGATAAAAATGAACTTGGAAAGGAAGTTGCCAATTTTATTCAAAGCCAATGGAAAAAAGTTTTAAATATTAATGTAGAAGTCGAGACTGAAACACGAGGTAGCCACATATCAAATATTCTAAAAGGACAGTATGAGATCTCAGTAAGATCCTGGCAAGGAGATTATTTAGATCCCATGACATTCTTTAATATATTTGAAACTAAAAACTCACATCTTTCAGCTTACGGATATTCAAATCCTGAGGTTGACGAACTATTAAATAAATCTGAGATTGAAGTTGACGAAAAAATCAGATTAGAACTATTTAAAAAGATTGAAGAAATAATTATTGAAAATGATCATCCAATAATTCCAATCTACAGCGTTGCAGGGAACTATCTTTTCAAAAATGATAAATGGACAGGGTGGAACACAAATGCTTCAGAAAGATTTGCCCTATCAGAAATCAAACCTTTGGAAGAATAA
- a CDS encoding DUF693 family protein, which yields MLIFQYDFKIEFYNAVDSKNSIGGRLADLRPRVVIVTQNGVPDLNIVIKNTYYLNNLIVGKKTKLQILNVPLNFSDFKTSDIVKIYYKKFTNQQDYQFIMAGYLGVPVEKIVGSQNFSFECELYLLSKATFLERKFEYKNFKGSTIADAIKYVFKDKAIFLMNELEKTKVINESFACNSAKGLIEYLRRQGYVNSVVVDIGNLAQDVDSKFIFTNFGQFVSGECKNLEDFGLLSVPQRDIGSYKSPGLSFYKAQVMFTHNIKIGDNLSFKDRHGNNINCKVKNTSARLSSTRECILNLEFYSENKKGMYCGE from the coding sequence ATGTTAATATTTCAATACGATTTTAAGATTGAATTTTACAATGCAGTTGATTCTAAGAATAGCATTGGTGGAAGACTTGCAGATCTGAGACCTAGAGTTGTTATTGTGACTCAAAATGGTGTACCTGATTTGAATATTGTCATTAAAAATACATATTATTTAAATAATTTAATAGTTGGTAAAAAAACCAAACTTCAAATTTTAAATGTGCCTTTAAATTTTTCTGATTTTAAGACTTCAGATATTGTAAAAATTTACTATAAGAAGTTTACAAATCAGCAAGATTATCAATTTATTATGGCTGGGTATTTGGGAGTGCCTGTTGAAAAAATTGTTGGGTCTCAAAATTTTAGTTTTGAGTGTGAACTTTATCTTTTGTCTAAAGCTACCTTTTTAGAGAGAAAGTTTGAGTATAAAAATTTCAAAGGCAGTACTATTGCTGATGCAATTAAATATGTGTTTAAGGATAAAGCAATCTTTTTGATGAATGAGCTTGAAAAAACAAAGGTGATTAACGAGAGCTTTGCTTGCAACTCAGCAAAAGGACTAATAGAATACTTAAGGCGACAAGGATATGTTAATTCTGTTGTTGTTGACATTGGAAATCTTGCTCAAGATGTTGATTCAAAATTTATTTTTACTAATTTTGGACAATTTGTTTCTGGCGAATGTAAAAACCTTGAAGATTTTGGACTTTTGTCAGTGCCTCAAAGAGACATTGGAAGTTATAAGAGTCCTGGTTTGAGTTTTTATAAGGCCCAAGTGATGTTTACTCACAACATTAAAATTGGAGACAATCTAAGCTTTAAAGACAGGCATGGTAATAATATTAACTGTAAGGTTAAAAACACCAGTGCCAGACTAAGTAGTACCAGAGAATGTATTTTAAATCTTGAGTTTTACTCAGAGAATAAAAAAGGAATGTATTGTGGAGAATAA
- a CDS encoding PBSX family phage terminase large subunit has protein sequence MKFLKSSTFLSLQKKFKNKFNINILDYIKPKTTNICFKDFENKYLTAKQKEVLFDIESHDYSKVIFSGGIASGKTFLASYLLIKKLIENKSFYEKDTNNFIIGNSIGLLMTNTIKQIEKICGFLGIDYQKKKSGESFCKIAGLELNIYGGKNRDSFSKIRGGNSAIIYVNEATVIHKETLLEVIKRLRKGKAIIIFDTNPESPTHFFKTDFIENKDVFKTYNFTTYDNPLNSADFIETQKKLYKHLPAYKARVLYGEWILNESTLFNEMIFNQDYEFKSPIMYIDPAFSVGGDNTAICVLERAFEKFYAYIYQDQKPVSDSLMLGSIQVLIENFNVNTVYIEERDSIKGDGILTKTILFLRNKSINYFKVAPIKPLSNKFKRICSLIPLFSSRKIEFLKIISKNVVNDIYSYKGDGKTKDDALDSLANAYLLLTLNYKEKLFHFGKFKYL, from the coding sequence TTGAAATTTTTAAAATCTTCGACCTTTCTCAGTCTTCAGAAAAAATTTAAAAATAAGTTTAATATTAATATTTTAGATTATATTAAGCCAAAAACAACAAATATTTGTTTTAAAGATTTTGAAAACAAATATTTAACCGCCAAGCAAAAAGAGGTGCTTTTTGACATAGAAAGCCACGATTATTCAAAAGTAATATTTAGTGGTGGAATTGCAAGTGGCAAGACGTTTTTAGCCTCATATCTGCTTATTAAAAAGCTAATTGAAAACAAATCTTTTTATGAAAAAGATACCAATAATTTTATTATAGGCAATTCTATTGGTTTGTTAATGACAAATACCATTAAGCAAATAGAAAAGATTTGTGGTTTTTTAGGAATTGATTATCAGAAAAAGAAAAGCGGCGAATCTTTTTGTAAAATAGCGGGGCTTGAGCTTAATATTTACGGGGGTAAAAACAGAGATTCTTTTTCTAAGATTCGAGGAGGCAATAGTGCAATAATTTATGTAAACGAAGCAACAGTAATTCATAAAGAAACTTTACTTGAGGTAATCAAAAGGCTTAGAAAGGGCAAAGCAATTATTATTTTTGATACAAATCCCGAAAGTCCGACTCATTTTTTTAAAACAGACTTTATTGAAAATAAAGATGTTTTTAAAACATATAATTTTACAACTTATGATAACCCTTTAAATTCAGCAGATTTCATTGAAACTCAGAAAAAACTTTATAAGCATTTACCCGCCTATAAGGCTCGTGTGCTTTATGGGGAGTGGATTTTAAATGAATCTACATTATTTAATGAAATGATTTTCAATCAAGATTATGAATTTAAAAGTCCAATAATGTACATTGATCCTGCATTCTCAGTAGGCGGAGACAATACGGCTATTTGTGTTTTAGAGCGTGCTTTTGAGAAGTTTTATGCATATATTTATCAGGATCAAAAGCCAGTAAGTGACAGCTTAATGCTTGGATCTATTCAGGTTTTAATAGAAAATTTCAATGTAAATACTGTTTACATTGAGGAGAGAGACAGTATCAAGGGAGATGGAATTTTAACTAAAACAATTCTTTTCTTAAGAAATAAGAGTATTAATTATTTTAAAGTTGCGCCAATAAAACCCTTGAGCAATAAATTTAAAAGAATATGTTCGCTTATTCCTTTGTTTAGCAGCCGCAAAATAGAATTTTTAAAAATAATAAGTAAAAATGTAGTAAATGATATTTACAGCTACAAAGGAGACGGTAAAACAAAAGATGATGCACTTGATTCTCTTGCGAATGCTTATCTTCTTTTAACGTTAAATTATAAAGAAAAATTATTTCATTTCGGCAAGTTTAAATATTTATAA
- a CDS encoding DUF1463 family protein, translated as MKEYYSLDLIFFSFNDNLIDRGTLEYSTEPNVMAKASTEDRNFPIPSFRDPRTVVHIFDLEISKGSLDYKLLTRLSNEQFYGNLPKAKKLKRLVFNDQMGLKIISNSAFFAEIPTRKYSSDNDTVKFTIHAINCDVEKAS; from the coding sequence ATGAAGGAATATTATTCATTAGATTTAATATTTTTTAGCTTTAATGACAATTTAATAGACAGAGGTACTCTTGAGTACAGCACAGAGCCTAATGTAATGGCTAAAGCAAGCACAGAAGACAGAAATTTTCCAATTCCAAGCTTTAGAGATCCAAGAACGGTTGTTCATATTTTTGATTTAGAGATAAGCAAAGGATCTCTTGATTACAAGCTTTTAACAAGGCTAAGCAATGAGCAATTTTACGGCAATTTACCAAAAGCTAAAAAATTAAAAAGATTAGTATTTAACGATCAAATGGGATTAAAGATTATTTCAAACAGTGCATTTTTTGCAGAAATTCCAACTAGAAAGTATTCATCTGATAATGATACGGTTAAGTTTACAATTCATGCAATAAATTGTGATGTTGAGAAAGCAAGTTGA
- a CDS encoding DUF787 family protein: MPKDTISVSLMQNRLVANKINYYNSLLIYKSNILASKHLALSVTNFEELLKKLEIQKGKETDSSNKKIAEEQLSALQKSVGDFFGQDGLKSVDFYVYNQIKEIKDFLKSNLHPFVVFVNESGDALSSDFEAIRKALNFIVISTKENSLPNFLKGKDKSEFKNIIAIYSGNENLHLKFAAMYLHQASIFHAVNPYGMILNSTPIYDDSLIDSLRKANINFYSLLNETGNDGILAFKEGVTLSGDLIDEAFTLYYIKNEAIKELIRIWNKNSRANSKLSSLNLDGNLPNEYTAGLECFFHKLKERGLIVFYKEIRLKINSSEGLSLSLEVALKYNDSLNSVNLIITAQEINEYLRRAS; this comes from the coding sequence ATGCCAAAAGATACAATAAGCGTTAGTTTGATGCAAAACAGACTAGTTGCCAATAAAATTAATTATTACAATTCGCTTTTAATCTACAAAAGCAATATTTTAGCAAGTAAACATTTAGCATTAAGTGTTACAAATTTTGAAGAGCTTCTTAAGAAACTTGAGATACAAAAGGGTAAAGAGACTGATTCTTCTAATAAGAAAATAGCAGAGGAGCAGTTAAGTGCTTTACAAAAATCAGTGGGTGATTTTTTTGGACAAGACGGACTTAAGTCTGTTGATTTTTATGTTTACAATCAGATTAAAGAGATTAAGGATTTCTTAAAATCTAATTTGCATCCGTTTGTGGTTTTTGTAAATGAATCAGGAGATGCTCTTAGCAGTGATTTTGAAGCTATTAGGAAAGCTCTTAATTTTATTGTAATTTCTACTAAAGAGAATAGTTTGCCAAATTTTTTAAAAGGCAAAGACAAGAGCGAGTTTAAAAACATTATTGCTATTTACAGCGGCAATGAAAATTTACATCTTAAGTTTGCAGCAATGTATTTGCATCAGGCAAGCATTTTTCATGCTGTTAATCCTTATGGGATGATTTTAAATTCTACTCCTATTTATGATGATTCTCTAATTGATTCTCTAAGAAAAGCCAATATTAATTTTTATTCTCTTTTAAATGAAACTGGTAATGACGGCATTTTAGCTTTTAAAGAAGGTGTCACTCTTTCTGGGGATCTGATTGATGAGGCTTTTACGCTTTATTATATTAAAAATGAAGCAATCAAAGAGCTTATTAGGATCTGGAATAAAAATAGTAGAGCTAACAGCAAACTTAGTTCTTTAAATTTGGACGGTAATTTGCCAAACGAATATACAGCGGGGCTTGAATGCTTTTTTCATAAACTTAAAGAGAGAGGACTTATTGTCTTTTACAAAGAGATTAGGCTTAAAATCAATTCTTCTGAAGGCTTAAGTTTAAGTTTAGAAGTTGCGCTTAAGTATAATGACAGCTTAAATAGTGTTAATTTAATAATCACCGCACAAGAGATAAATGAATATTTAAGGAGAGCATCATAA
- a CDS encoding DUF1322 family protein, whose translation MNKSEIATNYFKYIDYLTRDANKYYFPIVMGICTYRDVKKMSYKELLEVNRLANLKLNKEMYERFLSCSGAL comes from the coding sequence ATGAATAAGTCAGAGATTGCAACTAATTATTTTAAATACATAGACTATTTAACAAGAGACGCCAATAAGTATTATTTCCCTATTGTAATGGGCATTTGTACATATAGAGATGTTAAAAAAATGAGCTACAAGGAGCTTTTAGAGGTTAACCGACTAGCTAATTTAAAGCTTAACAAGGAAATGTACGAACGGTTTTTGTCCTGTAGTGGAGCGCTTTAA
- a CDS encoding DUF764 family protein, translating to MIVGLNESVQFLIKILTKFKQYLELKEIELEIVNTYNHPYLEKFSTNVSNLIVLKSESFEGLTPRNLGSRNLFKTSNEFRLRFSLYFLSFTFLKTYKDSYETVCKVYEHFLEFLHENRFRFEFRKEFGCDSYLLLTYYIYSISNLNNDGLLGVSNRRSNMCFSFNQIFVANIQALEQER from the coding sequence ATGATTGTAGGACTAAATGAATCTGTACAGTTTTTAATAAAAATACTTACAAAATTTAAACAGTATTTAGAGCTTAAAGAAATAGAATTAGAAATTGTAAATACCTATAATCACCCTTATTTGGAGAAGTTTTCTACAAATGTCAGTAATTTAATTGTATTAAAAAGCGAGTCTTTCGAAGGGCTTACTCCCAGAAATCTAGGGAGTAGAAATTTGTTTAAAACATCTAATGAGTTTAGATTAAGGTTTTCGCTTTATTTTTTAAGTTTTACCTTTTTAAAGACTTACAAAGATTCTTATGAGACTGTTTGCAAAGTGTATGAACATTTTTTGGAATTTTTACATGAGAATAGATTTCGGTTTGAGTTTAGAAAAGAGTTTGGGTGCGATTCTTATTTGCTTTTAACTTATTATATTTACTCGATTAGTAATTTAAATAATGATGGTCTACTTGGTGTTTCTAATAGAAGAAGCAATATGTGTTTTAGTTTTAATCAGATTTTTGTTGCAAACATACAAGCTTTAGAACAAGAAAGATAA
- a CDS encoding DUF1357 family protein, with the protein MERMAASVDYKTKNDQEDSKKLNLNNEVLNNSLIKEFLEYQNLKNANNNSLSFSNNDLRESVEINKLANDNLSFEYNTENLLAKGYSFKDVVKGQAEELIRKYVKATQILAIAGTNNLDEIDSSSRAILIRVAKTNIDQNKNAENSYKTINFERIKANQGNNLRNKNVFFSTYHDLRKAMLNEWEEIKREFYCNKKALA; encoded by the coding sequence ATGGAAAGAATGGCGGCAAGCGTAGATTACAAAACTAAAAACGACCAAGAAGATTCAAAAAAGTTAAACTTAAATAATGAAGTTTTAAATAATTCTTTAATTAAGGAGTTTTTAGAATATCAAAATCTTAAAAATGCCAATAATAATTCATTAAGTTTTTCCAACAATGATCTAAGAGAATCTGTTGAAATAAACAAACTTGCAAATGATAATTTAAGCTTTGAGTATAATACAGAAAATCTTTTAGCAAAAGGGTATTCTTTTAAAGATGTTGTAAAAGGCCAAGCCGAAGAGCTTATTAGAAAGTATGTAAAAGCAACTCAAATCTTAGCAATAGCTGGAACTAATAATCTTGATGAGATTGATTCATCTTCTCGTGCAATACTAATAAGGGTTGCAAAGACCAATATTGATCAGAATAAGAATGCTGAAAATTCATACAAAACAATAAATTTTGAAAGAATAAAAGCAAATCAAGGAAATAATTTAAGAAACAAAAATGTTTTTTTCAGCACATATCATGATTTAAGAAAAGCAATGCTTAACGAATGGGAAGAGATTAAGCGAGAATTTTATTGTAATAAAAAAGCACTAGCTTAA
- a CDS encoding DUF1473 family protein: MRYKLKILTRAKTHEYVLKDIPMYDWDNVLGFDVERDELINKLNDLKTLKEITKLMISRGFLDEFYEILNKERRYSELYKYALPTILFSVQYSLFQTIEGFKKPGLVYIESFQDRNGDYIKYDYIDERWSYDFLITSSKSLGLNQEDSLEVDLEPLLKEGVNE, translated from the coding sequence ATGAGATACAAGTTAAAAATATTAACTAGAGCCAAAACACATGAATACGTTTTAAAAGATATTCCAATGTACGATTGGGACAATGTTTTAGGATTTGATGTTGAGCGAGATGAACTGATTAATAAGCTTAATGATCTTAAAACATTAAAAGAAATAACTAAATTAATGATCTCAAGAGGATTTTTAGATGAATTTTATGAAATTCTAAATAAAGAGAGAAGATATTCTGAGCTTTATAAATATGCTCTGCCTACAATTCTTTTTTCAGTTCAGTATTCACTTTTCCAAACAATAGAAGGGTTTAAAAAGCCTGGTTTGGTTTATATTGAAAGTTTTCAAGACAGAAACGGCGATTATATTAAGTATGACTACATTGATGAAAGGTGGAGTTATGATTTTTTAATTACAAGTAGCAAGTCTTTAGGCTTAAATCAAGAAGATTCTTTAGAAGTTGATCTTGAACCTTTATTAAAAGAAGGCGTTAATGAATAA
- a CDS encoding DUF1506 family protein — protein MKSLEMINVSLSNIINTYSQDLFFCKFRTIKDPINASYETRFKSSDAVAFKGIFLLISPEEVVEIEGVNIFDKNSYAKVYTLCSFKFEYGDLVRVSDDFYSILGIEKSYKEGLNYSTLVLRSSC, from the coding sequence ATGAAATCTTTAGAAATGATTAATGTCAGTTTAAGTAATATTATAAACACATATTCACAAGATCTTTTTTTCTGTAAATTTAGAACAATCAAAGATCCAATTAATGCATCTTATGAAACTAGATTTAAAAGTTCTGATGCTGTTGCTTTTAAGGGAATATTTTTATTAATAAGTCCAGAAGAAGTAGTTGAGATTGAAGGTGTAAATATTTTTGATAAAAATAGTTATGCCAAGGTGTATACTCTTTGTAGTTTTAAATTTGAGTACGGAGATTTGGTTAGAGTCAGCGATGATTTTTATTCGATTTTAGGGATTGAAAAGAGCTACAAAGAAGGTCTTAATTACAGCACATTAGTTTTAAGGAGTTCTTGTTGA
- a CDS encoding DUF792 family protein, whose amino-acid sequence MIKNQTTRLIEDVVNQISSLASISNFVLLFPRLDFKGLGYIPQLFFIFIKHDLIEENLSSISSDRAVIDFINTKSEYVNFNITPRPEIVIINKGILSSIYDKTLIRALKETPFMNSVLEFNSNFIKMQFRQRFNLGIYYSMYSPSVGFHEVVSINLLKLKDTVYLEEVEVSLQVKICKMFNISTYKG is encoded by the coding sequence GTGATTAAAAATCAAACTACTAGGTTAATAGAAGATGTTGTAAATCAAATTTCAAGTTTAGCAAGCATTTCTAATTTTGTTTTACTTTTTCCAAGGCTTGATTTTAAAGGACTTGGGTACATTCCCCAACTGTTTTTTATTTTTATAAAGCATGATCTAATAGAAGAAAATCTCTCAAGCATAAGCTCAGACCGTGCGGTAATTGATTTTATAAATACAAAAAGTGAATATGTAAACTTTAACATTACTCCAAGGCCCGAGATTGTAATAATTAATAAAGGGATTTTGTCATCTATTTATGACAAAACTTTAATAAGAGCGCTAAAAGAAACTCCTTTTATGAACAGTGTTTTAGAATTTAATAGTAATTTTATAAAAATGCAATTTAGACAAAGGTTTAACCTAGGTATTTATTATAGCATGTACAGTCCTTCAGTAGGATTTCACGAGGTGGTAAGTATTAATTTATTAAAGCTTAAAGACACAGTTTATTTAGAAGAAGTAGAAGTTAGTTTGCAAGTAAAAATTTGTAAAATGTTTAATATTTCAACCTATAAAGGTTAA
- a CDS encoding anti-CBASS protein Acb1 family protein translates to MINEFKMEIQNKESQISPVDVYRYSIFFRNYIESTAEDALKNGINLSLLETSTLKESREFLLGLKVELKEALLEAMVSYRFNRAGDILVKPKGEDEDLSKKVNSELPTGFKYLDFQKIINKRESDYIEYLSSLKDLDGVNQKARVIKIDKSRVIIYENYDYVLGSYEPAYTQSLLLNICLLEQIYLEMEKRIRNYNFLFYKDEHLVGLIESLELAKEEISVLVNNNKGKIFSSFFKGQEPNKSFSALSSASCKLSRELSKIKSTLNNDGIFYTASENASLEVIKYDLEFLKDAFDLIKAKIGADTKEPLTRSFNEQVKGLGSSGEGDKSNYYDYLKGVQESVANACNIKLNKYYRLNMKFNDLEVLSYEQRLERDNLLLDVYSKYLELMKNENLSHKAKENLKEQLSLVI, encoded by the coding sequence ATGATTAATGAATTTAAAATGGAAATACAAAATAAAGAATCCCAAATTAGTCCTGTTGATGTTTACCGGTATTCAATTTTTTTTAGGAATTACATAGAAAGCACAGCAGAAGATGCGCTTAAGAATGGAATTAATTTAAGCTTGCTTGAAACTTCTACTTTAAAAGAAAGCAGAGAGTTTCTTTTGGGTTTAAAGGTTGAATTAAAAGAAGCTCTTCTTGAAGCAATGGTAAGCTATAGATTTAATAGAGCAGGCGATATTTTAGTAAAACCCAAAGGTGAGGATGAAGATTTAAGTAAAAAGGTTAACAGCGAATTACCTACAGGTTTTAAATATTTAGATTTTCAAAAAATTATCAACAAAAGAGAATCTGATTACATAGAATACCTTTCAAGTTTAAAAGACTTAGATGGTGTTAACCAAAAGGCAAGGGTTATAAAAATAGATAAAAGTAGAGTAATAATTTATGAAAATTATGATTATGTTTTAGGATCATACGAGCCTGCTTATACACAAAGTTTGCTTCTTAATATTTGTCTTTTAGAACAAATTTATTTAGAGATGGAAAAAAGAATAAGAAATTATAATTTTTTGTTTTACAAAGACGAACATTTAGTGGGACTTATTGAATCTTTAGAACTTGCAAAAGAAGAAATTAGTGTTTTGGTAAACAATAATAAAGGCAAAATATTTTCTAGCTTTTTTAAAGGTCAAGAGCCAAACAAAAGTTTCTCAGCATTAAGTAGCGCTTCTTGCAAGCTTAGCAGAGAGCTTAGCAAGATTAAAAGCACCCTAAACAATGATGGAATTTTTTATACAGCATCGGAGAATGCAAGCCTAGAAGTAATAAAATATGACTTAGAGTTTTTAAAAGACGCATTTGATCTGATTAAAGCAAAAATTGGCGCTGATACTAAGGAGCCTCTTACTAGAAGTTTTAATGAGCAGGTCAAAGGACTTGGTAGCAGTGGCGAGGGAGACAAAAGTAATTATTACGACTATTTAAAAGGTGTACAAGAATCTGTTGCCAATGCTTGCAATATTAAGCTTAACAAATATTACAGATTAAATATGAAGTTTAATGATCTTGAAGTCTTAAGTTATGAGCAGAGACTTGAGAGAGACAATTTACTTCTTGATGTTTATTCTAAATATTTAGAGTTAATGAAAAATGAAAACTTAAGTCACAAGGCAAAAGAAAATTTGAAAGAACAATTAAGTTTAGTTATTTAA